The proteins below come from a single Oncorhynchus gorbuscha isolate QuinsamMale2020 ecotype Even-year linkage group LG12, OgorEven_v1.0, whole genome shotgun sequence genomic window:
- the LOC123990911 gene encoding cytosolic 5'-nucleotidase 1A-like, with protein MTESKTTGPTATEAGEEKDWAAAKAFFGRLKTNKPRPPKPQYAVTIAVSSRSLFNMVAEGKIYKEDGVEKYVAYQQEHDNEPLMPGVAFPLVKALMNVNARLRRLYPDSDELFDIVLMTNNHAQVGVRLINSINHYDLTIERFCMTGGESPIGYLKAYMTNLYLSKDGEQVIEAIEEGIAAATTFVSGDVENQLSDTQLKVAFDGDAVLFSNESEIIVKQHGLDTFFEHEKEFENKPLAQGPLKCFLEALGMLQRKFYAKNERMTCPIRTYLVTSRSAASSGVRVLKTLRSWGLEIDEALFLAGAPKGPLLQKIQPHIFFDDQMFHIEGAKELGTIAAHVPYGIGQKYHKGIFIEQPAKDTT; from the exons ATGACTGAAAGCAAAACTACCGGTCCAACAGCCACGGAGGCTGGAGAGGAAAAGGACTGGGCAGCAGCAAAAGCCTTTTTTGGCcgtttaaaaacaaacaaacctaGACCT CCCAAACCCCAGTATGCCGTTACAATCGCCGTCTCCTCTCGCTCCCTGTTCAACATGGTTGCAGAGGGGAAGATCTACAAAGAAGATGGGGTCGAGAAGTATGTGGCCTATCAACAGGAGCACGACAATGAGCCGCTCATGCCAGGGGTGGCGTTTCCTCTAGTGAAG gctCTGATGAATGTGAACGCACGTCTGAGGCGGCTCTACCCCGACAGCGACGAGTTGTTTGACATCGTCCTGATGACGAATAACCATGCCCAGGTCGGGGTGCGCCTCATCAACAGCATCAACCACTACG ATTTAACCATTGAAAGATTCTGTATGACGGGAGGGGAAAGCCCTATTGGCTACCTGAAGGCCTACATGACCAACCTGTACCTCTCAAAGGATGGAGAGCAAGTCATCGAGGCCATTGAGGAGG GCATTGCAGCAGCGACCACGTTTGTGTCCGGAGATGTGGAGAACCAGCTATCTGACACACAGCTGAAAGTTGCCTTTGATGGGGACGCCGTCCTCTTCTCTAATGAGTCGGAGATCATCGTGAAACAACACGGCCTGGACACGTTCTTCGAGCATGAGAAGGAGTTTGAGAACAAACCTCTTGCACAG GGTCCCTTAAAGTGTTTCCTGGAGGCGCTGGGGATGCTCCAGAGGAAGTTCTACGCCAAGAACGAGCGTATGACCTGCCCCATTCGTACCTACCTAGTAACATCCCGCAGTGCAGCCAGCTCAGGGGTCCGCGTCCTCAAGACACTCAGGAGCTGGGGCCTGGAGATAGATGAGGCCCTGTTCCTAGCCGGGGCCCCTAAAGGGCCTCTCCTGCAGAAGATCCAGCCTCACATCTTCTTTGATGACCAGATGTTCCACATTGAAGGTGCCAAGGAGCTGGGGACTATCGCAGCACACGTGCCTTATGGGATTGGACAGAAGTACCACAAGGGGATATTTATTGAGCAGCCTGCCAAAGACACGACGTAG